A stretch of the Notolabrus celidotus isolate fNotCel1 chromosome 3, fNotCel1.pri, whole genome shotgun sequence genome encodes the following:
- the znf280d gene encoding zinc finger protein 280C, with protein sequence MSELFMECVEEELEPWQKQVPEVQLIEDDDDEPIFVGVLSSNQKDSRSNPPPPQRNSAGKPEIKHTAIQPAISSSPIMLPVNVAGNAVNAAAPNMTTVTPQPVIVNNQGFIVTSPNLVNNREFLASLGNQYPPGTSFTIVSAGQPQLFQQVSPATVIPSAVHRPQVQQISNNIVTLANVRNPAMYSTQPNPMQLSLSNSQAPHTFTVPIQTNNNNRDHNFAKQRLPPQQADNSAKRPKIDFVPTNTAVPVENGVTKKKCPKCDEEFITLDALRSHISSGCVNVQSMAQDIGSNKRIMLVSDFYYGRFEGDGKKKETTLRTNNTFKCQSCLKILKNNIRFMNHMKHHLELEKQNSESWESHTTCQHCYRKYGTPFQLQCHIESAHSPIESSTNCKICELAFESEQVLLEHMKDNHKPGEMPYVCQVCSFRSSFFSDVEAHFRSAHENTKDLLCPFCLKVLKSGHVYMQHYMKHQRKGIHRCGKCRLNFLTLKEKVEHRANVHKTFRKPKALEGLPPGTKVTIRASLTGKSTSLPTSPDRPIPIVGPQKQSLNQKTKTPINILNPRSNISAAGKAKATQSKKQNNRTGKHNLALRGLSLKGKRYTCIECNSSVDDFFTHFPMVSNCGACKYKTSCKVAIGNHMIRFHSTITKNRFSKMDHKKQSSALKSTLVCLHCDLLVDGSAGDQMTKHLTDRPNHVCKVIQDKDMKAKGRVQYVLGQPVKVLYLLTSARAQKVMETDMKLAVSVPPGNVPSGSVPTGSGPPGSFPPESVHPGSVPSGGDPPKSVPPGSFPPESVLNASVPSGSVPPKSVPPERVPPESVPSESVPPESVPPESVPSGSVSPAKSDKPESEPVLPAGHQENGTTEIIVIEGSFEEQTQQPLQPDALSVGAPDGDSALREESVVETDDLVVADQLPVPEQEVGEQQTETE encoded by the exons ATGTCTGAACTATTTATGGAGTgtgtggaggaggagctggagccgTGGCAGAAACAAGTTCCTGAAGTCCAGTTAATAGAAGATGATGACGATGAACCCATCTTTGTTGGAGTGCTTT CTAGTAACCAAAAGGACAGTAGGTCtaaccctccacctccccaaAGAAACAGTGCAGGGAAGCCAGAAATCAAGCATACTGCTATTCAGCCAGCCATTAGCTCCTCGCCCATAATGCTGCCTGTGAATGTGGCCGGAAACGCTGTCAATGCTGCAGCACCTAACATGACGACAGTGACCCCACAGCCTGTTATTGTCAACAACCAG GGTTTCATCGTCACTTCTCCAAATTTGGTGAACAACAGAGAGTTCCTGGCTTCTCTTGGGAACCAGTACCCTCCTGGGACTTCATTTACAATTGTATCAG CCGGTCAGCCTCAGCTGTTTCAGCAGGTTTCTCCTGCCACAGTAATACCCAGTGCTGTCCACAGGCCTCAGGTGCAACAAATCAGCAACAACATAGTGACGCTGGCTAATGTCCGAAACCCCGCCATGTACTCAACGCAACCCAATCCAATGCAACTGAGCCTCTCCAACTCACAAGCTCCCCATACCTTCACTGTGCCtatacagacaaacaacaataacagag ATCACAACTTTGCAAAGCAAAGGTTGCCACCACAGCAAGCAGACAACTCAGCAAAAAGACCCAAGATTGATTTTG TaccaacaaacacagcagtacCAGTGGAAAATGGGGTCACAAAGAAAAAGTGCCCCAAGTGTGATGAGGAGTTTATTACACTGGATGCGCTGAGGAGTCACATATCT AGTGGTTGTGTAAACGTGCAGAGCATGGCTCAGGACATCGGTTCAAACAAGCGCATCATGCTCGTCTCAGATTTCTATTACGGCCGGTTTGAGGGAGACGGGAAAAAGAAGGAGACGACACTGAGGACCAACAACACCTTCAAGTGCCAGAGCTGCTTAAAGATTCTGAAGAACAACATCAG GTTCATGAACCATATGAAGCACCACCTGGAGCTGGAGAAACAGAACAGTGAGAGCTGGGAAAGCCACACCACATGCCAGCATTGTTACCGAAAGTACGGGACTCCGTTCCAGCTGCAGTGCCACATTGAGAGCGCCCACAGCCCCATCGAATCCTCCA cCAATTGCAAGATATGTGAGCTTGCCTTCGAGTCAGAGCAGGTTCTCCTGGAGCACATGAAGGACAACCACAAACCTGGAGAAATGCCCTACGTGTGCCAG GTCTGCAGTTTCAGGTCCTCGTTCTTCTCAGATGTGGAGGCACATTTCCGAAGTGCTCATGAAAACACTAAAGACCTCCTCTGTCCATTCTGTCTCAAAGTTCTTAAAAGTGGTCATGTGTACATGCAGCACTACATGAAACATCAG AGAAAAGGTATCCATCGCTGTGGAAAGTGTAGACTGAATTTCCTCACCCTCAAGGAGAAAGTGGAGCATAGGGCTAatgttcacaagactttcaggAAACCTAAAGCTTTGGAGGGTCTCCCTCCAGGAACAAAG GTCACCATTCGAGCCTCCCTCACAGGAAAGTCCACCTCTCTGCCCACCTCCCCTGATCGACCCATTCCTATTGTCGGTCCACAAAAACAGAGTTTGAATCAGAAAACCAAAACTCCCATCAACATCCTCAACCCAAGGTCAAACATCTCTGCAGCAGGAAAGGCCAAGGCAACCCAGAGCAAGAAGCAAAATAACCGCACTGGCAAGCACAACCTGGCGCTCAGGGGTCTCAG CCTCAAGGGGAAACGCTACACGTGCATCGAGTGCAACTCATCAGTAGACGACTTTTTCACTCACTTCCCGATGGTTTCTAACTGTGGTGCGTGTAAATATAAAACAAGTTGCAAAGTTGCCATTGGGAATCACATGATAAG GTTTCATAGCACGATAACTAAAAACCGATTTTCCAAAATGGATCACAAGAAACAATCATCTGCATTAAA ATCAACCCTGGTCTGTCTCCACTGTGACCTCCTCGTTGATGGATCAGCAGGCGACCAGATGACCAAACATTTGACTGATCGACCAAATCACGTTTGCAAAGTCATTCAGGACAAAG ATATGAAAGCCAAGGGTCGAGT ACAATACGTCTTGGGACAGCCAGTAAAGGTCTTGTACCTCTTGACCTCAGCCCGGGCTCAAAAAGTAATGGAAACAGACATGAAACTAGCTGTAAGTGTTCCTCCTGGAAATGTTCCTTCTGGAAGTGTTCCTACTGGAAGTGGTCCGCCTGGGAGTTTTCCTCCTGAGAGTGTTCATCCTGGAAGTGTTCCTTCTGGAGGTGATCCTCCCAAGAGTGTTCCTCCTGGGAGTTTTCCTCCTGAGAGTGTTCTTAATGCAAGTGTTCCTTCTGGAAGTGTTCCTCCCAAGAGTGTTCCTCCTGAAAGAGTTCCTCCTGAGAGTGTTCCTTCTGAAAGTGTTCCTCCTGAGAGTGTTCCTCCTGAGAGTGTTCCTTCTGGAAGTGTTTCTCCTGCAAAGTCTGACAAACCAGAATCAGAGCCGGTGTTACCAGCAGGCCATCAGGAAAATGGCACCACAGAAATAATTGTGATTGAAGGTTCCTTTgaagaacaaacacagcagccatTGCAGCCTGATGCTTTGTCTGTAGGTGCACCGGATGGAGATTCAGCTCTCCGTGAGGAGTCAGTGGTTGAAACAGATGATCTGGTGGTTGCAGATCAGCTGCCTGTCCCTGAACAGGAGGTAGGGGAACAACAAACTGAGACAGAGTGA
- the mns1 gene encoding meiosis-specific nuclear structural protein 1, translated as MSRHWMHNQQQRLMSQRQGQEQHRVEEARRVDRERQQHASLREEEDFERRRYQRQVQEGLKKRQMEIDLLKAEEERENREKQLEQEERIAKELARIDFEKQREEKMRQHIKENSMELRELESKLKSAYLNKERAAQIAEQEAMRFETMREEADFSRMMKREREQTAAEKQKLEQRRQEEVVQYQRELEHQLMEREHKRQEAYEEFLKEKLMVDEIVRKIYEEDQMERQLKMEKVRATQQHIEEFKRQQAEWRHMEQEQMEAENRRIKEFASHQQHIEEAKMAKMKEREEAKEHLLKLLTEKMEEERRQHEDMERVREELCLEEREEANRQKEIEEMEKKIRHRLMMQQTYQEQMAFKEMRRQAQKEEEEAFRKMMMAKFAEDDRIEPMNAQKRRMKQLEHKREVEKLIEDRRRQIQANMELEAKERAVEQEREEHRRQIVEEERQRLLKRHATKLLGYLPKGLLREEDLQHFDEDFRKNFQTHQQDIFSEGSWEDK; from the exons ATG AGTCGTCATTGGATGCACAaccagcagcagaggctgatgTCTCAGCGCCAGGGTCAGGAGCAGCACCGGGTGGAGGAGGCCCGGCGTGTggacagagagaggcagcagcACGCCAGTCtgcgggaggaggaggactttgagaggaggagataccAGAGACAGGTTCAGGAGGGACTTAAGAAGAGGCAGATGGAGATTGATCTGCTTaag gcagaggaagagagagaaaacagagaaaaacagctaGAACAAGAAGAGAGGATCGCTAAAGAGTTGGCCCGCATTGACTTTGAGaagcaaagagaagagaaaatgagACAGCATATCAAAGAGAACAG CATGGAGCTTCGAGAGTTGGAGTCCAAGCTGAAATCTGCATATCTGAACAAGGAAAGAGCCGCACAGATTGCTGAGCAGGAAGCTATGAGGTTTGAGACAATG CGCGAGGAGGCAGACTTTTCTCGTATGATGAAACGTGAACGTGAGCAGACAGCCGCTGAGAAGCAGAAGCTGGAGCAGAGACGTCAAGAGGAGGTGGTGCAGTATCAGAGAGAGCTGGAGCACcagctgatggagagagagCACAAGAGACAAGAGGCCTATGAAGAGTTCCTCAAGGAGAAGCTCATGGTGGACGAGATTGTCAGAAAGATTTATGAGGAGGATCAGAT GGAGAGGCAACTGAAAATGGAGAAGGTCAGAGCCACTCAGCAACACATCGAAGAATTCAAGAGACAGCAGGCTGAGTGGAGACACATGGAGCAAGAACAGATGGAGGCAGAGAACAGACGCATCAAGGAGTTTGCGAGCCATCAGCAGCACATCGAAGAGGCCAAGATGGCAAAGATGAAGGAGCGCGAAGAAGCAAAGGAGCATCTGCTGAAACTA ctgacTGAGAAGATGGAAGAGGAGCGGAGGCAGCATGAAGATATGGAGCGAGTGCGAGAGGAACTTTGTTTAGAAGAACGAGAAGAGGCTAACAGGCAGAAAGAAATT GAAGAGATGGAGAAGAAAATCAGACACAGGCTGATGATGCAGCAGACGTACCAGGAGCAAATGGCTTTCAAAGAGATGCGTAGGCAGgcacagaaagaggaagaggaggccttCAGGAAAATGATGATGGCAAAGTTTGCAGAGGACGACCGGATCGAGCCGATGAACGCTCAGAAACGACGCATGAAGCAACTCGAGCACAAGCGCGAGGTGGAGAAACTGATAGAGGACAGAAGACGGCAGATTCAGGCTAACATG gAACTGGAGGCTAAAGAAAGAGCGGTTgagcaggagagggaggagcaTCGTAGACAGATCGTCGAAGAAGAGAGGCAGCGACTCCTTAAACGTCATGCAACAAAACTCCTTGGATACCTTCCAAAG GGCTTGCTCCGTGAAGAAGACCTACAGCACTTCGATGAAGACTTCCGAAAGAACTTTCAAACACATCAGCAAGACATCTTCTCTGAAGGCAGCTGGGAAGATAAGTAG
- the tex9 gene encoding LOW QUALITY PROTEIN: testis-expressed protein 9 (The sequence of the model RefSeq protein was modified relative to this genomic sequence to represent the inferred CDS: inserted 2 bases in 1 codon) — MAARKSDKNVPTMVPTPRPVVSKSKRRPSSSSKADMSKRAEERAQVKSASGPTKQHTDILLAKEEHYKLLNAELEAKTADLVKQAEQLMREQNEVLSKPLSTVLLTDIEDEDDLSMIKTRRSSAQKPEVKVSVQSIDKKRGRFTSQTACTGKQGKELHHKTVTQKVSQGEDLAAVKDVDNFFLAKTIQSMEEKMHDDIVVHDNVVDDAGDYLVSGVSDAQIRVLKAKLRIMQEELDQLSYEYYKKDDENAKLSAKIKELEEDKARLQKTSSIQQTQIDKHRALAESLPKNVTVFRCRVSALNKEIENQTRSQKQASAVHGTVEVRLNRAMEEVERLKTQLNKMKQTNKDKTSEELQGKENLLTENKLLKKQKAELMXGFKKQLKLIDILKRQKMHFEAAKLLSFKEEEFVKALDWGKS, encoded by the exons ATGGCTGCAAGAAAGTCTGATAAGAATGTCCCTACCATGGTCCCCACGCCCCGGCCTGTCGTCTCAAAG TCAAAGAGACGCCCATCCTCGAGCAGTAAGGCTGACATGTCCAAGAGGGCTGAGGAAAGAGCCCAGGTCAAATCTGCCTCTGGTCCAACAAAGCAGCACACAGATATCCTCCTTGCTAAGGAAGAGCATTACAA acttcTTAATGCAGAGCTGGAGGCCAAAACAGCAGATCTGGTAAAACAGGCAGAGCAACTCATG agAGAACAGAATGAAGTTCTGTCAAAACCCCTTTCCACTGTCCTGCTCACTGACattgaggatgaagatgatttAAG CATGATAAAGACTCGTCGGTCCTCAGCACAGAAGCCTGAAGTGAAGGTATCAGTTCAGA GCATTGACAAAAAAAGGGGCCGCTTCACATCCCAAACAGCATGTACAGGAAAGCAAGGAAAAGAGCTTCACCATAAAACAGT AACCCAGAAGGTGTCCCAAGGGGAGGATTTAGCTGCTGTAAAAGATGTGGACAACTTTTTCCTGGCAAAGACAATCCAAAGCATGGAGGAGAAGATGCATGATGACATTGTCGTCCATGACAATGTAGTGGATGATGCTGGAGATTATTTAGTGTCAG GTGTGTCAGATGCTCAAATACGAGTCCTGAAGGCAAAACTACGGATTATGCAAGAAGAACTGGATCAACTCTCATATGAATATTACAAAAAG GATGATGAAAATGCGAAACTCAGTGCCAAAATAAAGGAACTGGAGGAGGATAAAGCCAGACTGCAGAAAACTAGCAGCATTCAGCAAACACAGATCGATAAGCATCGAGCTTTGGCTGAGAGTCTGCCAAAAAATGTGACAGTCTTCAGGTGCAGGGTGTCAGCTTTAAACAAG GAGATCGAGAATCAAACTAGATCCCAGAAACAAGCATCAGCTGTCCACGGCACTGTGGAGGTTCGTCTCAACAGAGcaatggaggaggtggagaggctGAAGACTCAACTGAACAAGATGAAACAGACCAACAAA gaCAAGACAAGCGAGGAGCTCCAGGGTAAAGAAAATCTACTCACAGAGAACAAACTGctgaaaaaacagaaagccGAGCTCAT TGGCTTCAAGAAGCAGCTCAAGCTGATTGACATTCTCAAAAGACAAAAG ATGCATTTTGAAGCTGCAAAACTGCTGTCGttcaaagaagaagagtttGTGAAGGCTCTGGACTGGGGGAAGTCCTGA